Genomic DNA from Danaus plexippus chromosome 16 unlocalized genomic scaffold, MEX_DaPlex mxdp_23, whole genome shotgun sequence:
TGCAAGATTATAACCTAAGTAAATAACTGGAAGCCAGGGTTCCGGAGattggtaatttatttaaaaactattttatttatgaaattataaatcttattttattaagaagtaaagtttaatttttgttatttttaatggttaCTCTCTGACCGTTAGCGTCGTTTCTCCAACAGCAATTATAAattcgttaaataaaaattgcctTAATATTTCCGTTTcacctttttaaaatattccgattaaataactttgattTATCATTAAGACGAATATAAAATGGATATCTCACTCATTATCGGAATGGCCACACCGATGTTTGCTCTTAATCAATGTCAAACAAAAACTCAGTGAGACTCGAGAGTTGAGACGGgagatataaatgaaataatcgAAATCTTATTGTCATCTCccattaaaatctaattataatatcaaaaactaaacaagatattgttaaattaGATCTTATTTGACATTCAAAAAATACTTGTTTTGAAATCCAGTTGGTGAGTAgctgatataaaaaagtacGTAATAGGAATTTTCCTTATGGGCGTGAAACGTGAAGATCGTAGTTAGCCAGTGaaacattgtattttaaacttgGTATCATAACAGTAAAActcgattatattttattacgtgtCCAATATCGGTTGTCCAAAATTCTTGAGTAGCAACAGTATAGTAACGCGATATATCCGTTACTCGGTGGGAGATTACAAgtggttatatttaaagtattcgtaattaaaaaagacaGGTGAAGTAATTaaagtatgtaaaatattgcagtttaattttcaattatgcTATTATAGAATCCAGTTTCTATTACGTGcagtgataaattatattcgcGCATTGAATTAAtgcgattttaattttaacacataatttgtaatattccttaatattattacatgatttttttattgttatatattctaagcacttttttaaaccaaatcattttatttgttgttattcATACTGCATGTTTAATCTATAACAAATGAGTgaacacatattttttcttattcgtCCCAGTAATCtcaataacaaaatagaattaattatatttgtcaagaTTTTCTcttcaaaaaacattaaagatataatGTATAGGTTAAGAAAAtggtattttaaagttttattaaaattattgctagTATTAACTAGATTGTATGGGCTTAGTTCGGGAAATTTAAATCAGGCTTTCATTTATGATAccattatatgttttatgtctACAAATTAGGAATAACTAAAGTGAGAATGTTAATTACAGGATATTCTAGACAGAATGACGAGCACTAGAAGATTCCCGTGGGTTTGGGCCAGTCTGTTGGTGCTGATCAGTATTGGTGGGCTGATTGCATATGATGTATCCAGGGTCGGAGGAGATTTCCCCAGTAAGTTCATTACTAGTATATACTTATAgtgtatagaaatatatttaggttctataaagttatttatatcatattaggAGTGCACGACCTTTGACATGTACCAGTAAGGAGTAAAACTTAGTCAGCATTCAACTAAATTGTATATTGCTGATAGAAATGTGTGTAACGAATTGATAACACATTTCATCTTTACCCTTTGGCTTTATGTTGTCTTTGATAAATTATCttaagtgtttttattatttgtcaaacatttttgtttattatttattttggttcaatagcataattatttaatatataggcCCTCGTACCTGTTCCATAACCACTAGTTTGCTGTGTCATACTTAATACAGACAGTatcaagttttttattaatatgtacaaaGGTTTATAACTGCAAACATGTGTCCTTATGTTGTTCCAACATGAACACTCGTAGAAGTGTACCGATTTTTGTGATCATTGTGTTTCTGATTCTTTGATATAACCCACAGAGAGTGCGACTGGTAAACTGATGAATGACTTGGGTATTCTTGAACAAAGTCAGAGAGCATGGCAAAAGGGTCTGTCAGTGTCGGCCCGGGGTTATCTGTGGATGGAAAGCAATGCACCAGTGTATTATGCCCAAACTGTGGAAGCCTGCAAACCATATGCACAGCTCTCCAAGGATGCAGTCACCATTGCTGTCAAGAAGCTTGGAATCCTATATGTCAATATGAAGGAATACGTTGTTGACAAGACACCTATAGTTGTGGCAACTATAGAACAGTATGCACCCGGCGTTGTTGAGACTGTTCAAAGTTACGCTGTCAATGGTTTTGCCGCTGttaagaaatattcaaatgacTACTATCAAATGACAGTTGATTATTTATCGACTAAGGTCTTTGTGTaagtaattcattttaaacttttcatatatatatatatatatatatatatatatatagatgctGGTCGATCCCaccttatttaatatgatcaTTAGctaaaaacatacattagATGTATCTGAGAGAATTTTGTCTACTTAACTCGTTCAATCTTTgtactttcatatttaaaatgtatttttttgttgctgCATCAATGTCATGACAGACAGCTTTTTAATCAATTCATTGTCTCGAAGTCCTTGTCATTGAACTGAATTTTTATCTGAGTTGTTTAAAGATTTACCAGAGTCTATGTAAAGCTGTCAAGATAtgctttcatataaatatctatacatGTCTATACAGCAGCGTCTTTTAAAGAGAGATGACTTAATCTTCATCACTATTAGtatctttgttataaatattagaattatttactttaatgtacattatcctgtttaatttttttctaaattacttttattatctatttcttCCATAGCATTTTTATCTTGTACACCCCTAAAGCTGTCTGATAGAGAACGCTTGTAACAATTAGCTCACCATTTTTTAGCAAATGTCCGTTTgctatacaattaattattatataacaataaaattgtttttcagaGGTGATTGGGCTCCGGAGATCCTTCACAACAAGACTCAGTTGGCCTTAAACGCTACAAAGCTGCACATGTGTACATATTTCCACTGGTTCAGAGAGCAGGTGAATGTGTACTCCAAGATACCGTGAAGTTTGTAGTTGTAGACGGCCAGTGAAAGACACTGAAACAATTTCTTttcgatatattatttaatttatatttacacgaCCGatctttacaaattttaactgTTCAGGGATAATgtgttttatcaaattttagtttataaatgaGTCATCAGTGTGGAAGGTATTGTTTAGTTAAGTACAACGCCTTACTTGTTAAACTATCTGAGTTCAGAtcgaataatttttgttgtatatagTTTATGTCTCAGTGTTTGTTCCTCACGGTAACTTTGTAGAAGCTGTGCAATGAATTGTCTGTTTCGAAGGTTCAATTGTGAATGATTAAAGTGAAATTTTTACatagataaattttttttaaattaattaaaagcccTTTATCGATCAATTGAAAGAATCATGGCAAgatcagtattttttttttaatacattccgTCAAACGCATTTCGGTGAAGACTAGCCCTTCTGATTTTAActgttatagataataaagatTCCTagtgtatttatttgtgttgaAAGATTGTGTGTTAAatgctgaaataaaaaaatttttattcatgttgttttttattagcatatgaagttataataactattacatTCCATTTATTTGGAGTTTTGTCAATAAGTATCAAAAAATCTTGGTGCACTGTATTAGGTTATTGAGTGAAACGAAAAACGCTTCATATTAATGCGAGCATACCAACGTAGTAATCTTACAgataaaaattgtcatttaagAAATCATCTATGTTTATTGAACATTGAATCACGCAAATTAATGTAACGTGTGAGTGGGAAGATACCTCAAATGTACATTACATCGACTTCTATTTAAACTGAAACGAAAATTATGACATTTGGATCTTTTAAATAAGGCATCGAAATCAATCTTtacttaataacaaaaataatcaaccacgattataaaatcttatttcctCTACACTTGTCTTAAGCGCTCGTGAAACTTTTAATCCGAAGAAATCACTACACACGTTCAACGTCGCGATGACGGATGAGCTCATTAACAATATGGCGCGCAAAGTCTGAGCGcgttagtaatatatattgtaatatgtaatattgtatttttacacATATTATGGCGGAACAATTTCTTGAACTTGCATGAAAGCCATCTGGGGAATTCgaaaattttcattgattATCATtagatgattttaattatttgcttttcaaaGTCGAAGTCAAGTACTGAAGTGGACCGAGCAGTGTAGAGAGGTAGGTACTTAGTACAACATCGGGCCCTTTGACTTTTGCGCAAAAACTGAGAACCAATGGAAGTGGCCCGGGGCGAAGTAAAGTTTGACGAAGTAAGCCGATGCGCCTCTCTACATTATCGTGTTCGTTTAACATTGTTCTACGTCACGAGTAGTGTAGTGAAGACGTTTCTCAAAAGTCAAAACTCAAAACTATTGCACTGATCTATTTCTTATTCAAATgaaagtttttcaaatattattttttattatcgtgGTTAGATGAGAGAATCCTTTTATCAAATCGATGAAAATTTACCTTTTTTGATGAATAAATGGTATTTATTCGGTATAAAACCATAATGAATTGCAGTAACTATGAAGTAATGAAGGAAGTGAAATGaactaattttcatttttcaatataatcacAATGACTAATAACACACTTCTGACATCTGTGAATCAACATCTTTAAACATCTTTTATCCTCAAAATAACCGAAGACGGCCGCCTGCAACTCTTCATCGctgtataaattttcttccTCTTAAGTCCCGCTttaatctttgaaataaataatagtcgGTTGAGGTGATGTCTGGACTGCAAGGTGGATGTTCCATTTCTGTGATTACCCGCGTTAGGGACTACATCACTAAAAACACCAGCGGTATGAACGGGGGCGTTGTCATAGAGGAACAGGCCACCTTTTAGACAGCTTGCCTCGacgtttttcatttaacttatctcgaaatttatacattatagaaGCATAATAATCGCCGTTCACGACTGTATtacgttttttaaataccacctttaaaatatcttgatAATATCCAAAGATTGTGCAAATcagttttttaatctattgttTCACCTTTGCCTTTCTAGGCGGCTTCTCCTCTGCAATAAGAGCAATCGTTTCGGGAGCGAGCACTTCCACAGGTCGTCGCGGCGAATATCTGCGATGGTTTCACTCCCTTATCGTAACTCTTTCCCCAAGTACCACTGTGCCACAGGAGGGGGCAGACTAGTTTTACATCTTTTATTTCAGCAAGTAATAAACCTTTAAACAGAAACTATGACATTTCGTTACTAAGTTTTcgaaatttttgattaaatacgCGACTCTCGTTAATCCAATGCCCGCTAAACTAAGACTAAGCATTTCATGTCGATGCGTGTTACTTATATTGGGTAGGCCAGTtaagtatatgaaaataaattaactatcgtcaggtatataatattagtataaaaactatgaatattctttaataatacttatatatatcagtCAATAATAAGAAAGGTAGAGTCAAAAattgactttatttaaaataaactttacaaTTGGTcacttattgttaaaaaataacttgcaGGTGTTGTTATACACTGCCTCAGCGAGTTCATCGATGGGTTCGTTTCTTATGGCTGCTAGTATTTCCAGGACTTGtctgaaaacattaaaacaaattatattatagtttgaTGCAGTATGGAGCTTATATgtgcaaataaattttaatatcttttattccaatatacattaaaacctTACCACATGTTTGTATTGTCAGACTAAAAACAGTCAGTTTTGAGTTCTGTATAAATCTGTTTAGGCTTTAAGCGGTTCTGATGTGAAAgataattatcaattaattccATTTTAATCCATTGCATTACTgatctattgttttatatatgcatCTTGTTTGCATTACTTGTTGTtcaaaaaaactgttttaaaattacatttctaagtacataaatatgaaagaGATAATAAtgcttacataatattaacaggTTCGTTTCTACCCTTCACTTGGCAGGCTGATTCCACAGAgtacttttcttttttcacCGTTGCCGGCTTAGTGACAACATATTTATAGCCTGGATGAGTTTGTTTCACTTCACACCAAGGACTGTCTGTCTCTATCATTAATCTATCCTGTGGTATTCTAGCGGCTACCTCCAGATTCTCTTTCGTTCTTAACGAACTGTAATTAAAGtgactaattaaattttcaaacagtTTCCTGACGACAAGTCTGTAAAGCGAccatataactattaaaatctACATGTAATTCTGACATTAATGATAATGCCCACCTACCAGCCATTTATACCAATGAACAGatctaatttcaatatattttccagTTCCTCTTGAGTTCCATCAAATGAATGAACAACTCCGCCCACTACATGTTCCCTgtttctgtttaaaatttcaactaaGTCATCGGCTGCATTTCGACAATGCAAGAACAACGGTAATTGAAGTTCTTGACACAACTTCAATTGATATTCAAAAtacctaaaataatttaaatccacTGTTATTTAGgctttatatattcattatgttTAATCTATGCTCTTGATGACagtcaaagaaaaataaggtAATTAGCAAaccaaaaatcaattttaaattaaatacatacttcTGTTGAATTTCTTTCTCGCAGAAATGTAACCTCTCATAGTCCAAGCCAAGCTCCCCGATAGCGACTACTTTATCTTTATTCTCCTCAATCAGATGTTTTAgatcattcaaatatttttcgggGTTTGGGAGAAAATCCCCACACCTAGTTGGATGGCATCCTACAGTGGAAAATAATCTAGCTGTAAATAAAACCGAACCAAAGCTAATATATCGAAAAttgagttaatttttttatatattaaggcgTAACTCACAATCTGTGCGACTTAACTCTATAGCTTTTTTGCTGTCAATCAGGTTTCCTCcagttataataattctgtTCATTCCTCCATCCCAAGctctttttaaaactttctctAAATCAGGTTCATGCTTCTTTGTTCCATGATATGATCCTTGATACATGTCATCAGTTAGATTTGCCCCAatatctgaataaaaaaatttttcttacgTAGATATAActcttatttataactatcaaATAACCGCGACCACATCCGCATTTTTAGGTATTTGGCAAATGCTTTCTTACCGGTAATAAACACATcactaataagtaataatatattgcttataaaatacttttatttttaaaactttattacattaagttaaaataaaaaacttatacatatacaataacttataattataaagctaATCATTAAATTGCAGACgctgtattttgtatttatagagATTTTGTGGCAAATATATTACCGATAAATCTTCTAATTGACGACATTCTtttcattaatacaaattcctaaataaagtattttaatttaggaattgaaagaatatttttctccAGTCAATTAATTGTCCTCGCGGGCTTATGctgtatttttaacttaaattaacgAAGGACCAGTGGGCAAAGAGAGGCTGTCAGAACTTAGATGCAACTATAAAACACATGTTGTGTGAATGTGTCTAATTTTGTGTCAGCAGTCAGTGTCAACTAAATTGACTTAAttcttcaattatttttttttttgttaatgtttttacggctctggatacgagtcTTTTTGAGCTTAattcttcaataaataaaaatgttgacattggtaaaatattcaagaactccttaacataataatattacaatttctaCTAATTTTGATCAAACTTATTTTGGTATTCACAGGGAATATACACTTATAGAGCATTGATTACACTATAGGTTGCTTTTAGGAGCAAATTTGCTTTAAAAGTACGGATAGACTTTTATTCACCTATAATATTAGTGAGATAATTGTGATCAGATGAAGTAGTAAATTGATCAGctgaaaaaataagtaataatatttattcttattagtCTCTTTGGCAGagttcatttcaataaagtCAGTAGTCGTTTAACTAGAGAAACTAATTGAGGGTAAATTAGGAATTATCTTTTCGTCAGAAGTTCTTATTATCGATGGAGCCGAAAACATATTTAGGTAAAAGTAGTGTAAGATGCGCTGCAGCATGATGAACCGGCGGTTTAAAAAGAGCGGCTGTTGGCCGGGTGCTTTGGTTGAGGCGTCTAGCAAGGAACGACTATGAAGATTTAATTGCTTTGCAGGTTTtaacataactttttaataggTAGATAGCCTCTTGTTGTTTTATTaccataatatatgtatataaatagtaaaaaatatatatattaaggaatttattaaagatgaTTATGAACTATTTTAgggtaaattaattattatcatgacttcatttatataaaatgaaattcttaTCGAAAGCAAAATCTTTATTTCCAAcagcaaatttttataacagttttaatatatatttaaaagtttttaatacggatataatattgtgataaataGACCAGCGTATATTAAAGCAGCTAATATAGCATAATAAAGCATTTATAAGGTAATACATTATAACACTTGTCATTTTAATGTAGTCAGTGTTGCAATTATCCAGAATTTCCCAGATATAacaattcaaaaattaaaatacatggCAACATaacgtatttaataaacatatttcatgtatatacagtttattttgttgttaaattaaattgtaattatcatTCGTGTCGATTGTTGTACGTGGGAGGCGTGTGAGTCACCGTGGCACGACGGTGGCTAGCAGGCTGAGCGCTGGTTTGTCGTCGGAGGCGTGCTGTCGGGCGATCTGCGCGTGTTGCCAGGCTACCACCCCCTTCCCCCCGACCAGACGAGCTCTCACCTCACACGATGACCACCTACCGTCTATCTGCCACCGACCCGCTGAGACAcataatgatgatattatatgaAGTTTGTGATTCAACactaagtataattttaatttctaagacCCCACTAGGAGCTTGCGCGTCATATACAAAACTTTCGTGTCGGTGAGTGGTCGGTCGTGAAAAACGacaattacaaattatatacaactaGTTTTTGCCTATGACTTCTTCCGTCTATGAAACATGGATGGAC
This window encodes:
- the LOC116772133 gene encoding deoxyribonuclease TATDN1; protein product: MKRMSSIRRFIDIGANLTDDMYQGSYHGTKKHEPDLEKVLKRAWDGGMNRIIITGGNLIDSKKAIELSRTDSRLFSTVGCHPTRCGDFLPNPEKYLNDLKHLIEENKDKVVAIGELGLDYERLHFCEKEIQQKYFEYQLKLCQELQLPLFLHCRNAADDLVEILNRNREHVVGGVVHSFDGTQEELENILKLDLFIGINGCSLRTKENLEVAARIPQDRLMIETDSPWCEVKQTHPGYKYVVTKPATVKKEKYSVESACQVKGRNEPVNIIQVLEILAAIRNEPIDELAEAVYNNTCKLFFNNK